The DNA region CCCtaatgtgtgtctatgtctgggCTGTGAAGTATGGTGGAAACTTTGCAAGGAGAGCCAAGAGATAAGAAGTGTCCACCAGTTATGATATGCACCACTACTGTTGCTTGACTTGTCCCTTTCCTGTCCCTTGTGGTGCCACACCACTACAGTTTATAATCGTGAGTAGTATTCGTCTTCTAGtggaaatttttctcttttactttggattcgtagttttttttaatgacactTTTTCACTAGGAACATTAAGATCATCCTAATAATAAGGATCCAGTCAATTAACCCAAGGGGGGGGGCTCCATGGTCATTCACTTCTGTCAGAGTCCAACAATCACCTGCCACTAAATGAACTTTATAGTCAAACAAACAGCTCTTCTCCATAAATAGCTACACTGAGAGAAAACTGTTATTaagataatgttttattttgagccATGAAACATAAGACTGAAGAGCTGACTCAACTGCTACTTGGATTTGACAGGCCAGCTGATGAATTTTGCCAGACCTTTATTTTTGTCATGAAACTTTAAGCAAAAAGGCTCTTTTAAAGCTATGTGTCACAATTTGTTGTATAGGTATAtcatctgaaaatgaaaattataattctCCTTGGACTCATAGGAACTACATCATCAGCCCCGGTAAGTGGTTCTCAGGTGCTTCTGATTTCAGGTAAACCCACACAATTCCCTCCCTTcaccatttttctttgtttcttttcttttttagcttaTCTCACAGCGTCTATTGTCTGCTAGTAACAGTCATGAGGTTAGTTTAAATAATTGATATTCTGTACGTGAAAGCACAATGGGAAGAGATAAAAGCCTGCAACCAGCCCTCTAGGTCTTACATATCTCCAAAGTATTTCCGAGTTGCATGGCTGTTTTGTCTACCAGGGACCTTGTTAGAGGGTGTTTGTCCTCCTTGTAATTCCCCAAGCACAGATACAGCATCATCTGTATACTGTGTTCCAACAGTAACCTATGTGGatcttaaatataaatgtataaacataGAAAATACCCATGCTACTGGGATGAGCTGCAACTGTGCACTCTCATTCACAGTAAGGATAGTAGTCTTAAACCCAAACCTTGTTATCAACCAAACTCTAACATCAAATCACTGTGATTTAATGCAGTCTTGTTGGGGAAATGTGTCCCTTCAAACTGAGAGCTGATCAACCAGTGGTGCCTGTGCTCTAGCTACAGAAAACATTTCAGACTGCATAGTCATCTTGTTTCTACCTTGTCTCTCCTTTTCTAGTTACTCCTGAATCTTAATAATGGTCAACTTTTGCCACTGCAGTTCCAGGTAAAGATTCTATGTAAAGATTCAGTCCAAAAGGGATATATTTCTAAAGAGCATTTCTTATGGTATGGGATGAGAACAAAATGCATTtacttatatttgttttaaaaaaatggtatgaCTTGATGAACTAGGGGTGGTGAGATACCAAGGGGACCCCATCCTTGCAGTGGAGAAGCGGGGGAGATAGGGAAAAGAACTTtatgagaggagacaggaagggggCAGTTTTGgggatgtaaataaacaaacaaaaaattggtgTGTGCCGGGTAGTAATTCTGATGATTTTGGACATAGTTAACTATTTTAAACAAACCACATATAGCCAACCTTGAGGAATACAGGGGTGAGAGGTAGGAGTGGGGATCTTTTGAATCCAGTCAAAGAGCTGCAGAAAACCTTGTGCTGTTTTATTAACTCTATGTTCCATGTTTCACATCATTTGAAAATTGTGACATTTATTAGCAGTTGAGATGCTGTCTCCTCATAAAACCTGAAATATGTGgactctttacatttttttttttgcctctcttACTGAGGGTTgatttcaatttccttctttctttatttctttctttccttctttctttcattcattctttctttcttttcttctttctttatttctttcttcttacacAAAAGAGTAATCATTCCTTTCTATTGGTACTTTCCACAGGGTGCCTTCAACTCCTGGATTCCTCCCTTTCCTGGGTTTTTGCAGCAGTTGCAACAGCAGCAGGCTCAGGTCTCAGGACGCCCACAGTTTCCTCTCTCAACACTAGAGAACTTTGCTGGGCTATTCCCAAATCAGATACCTTTCTCAAGACAGGTTGGGTTTGCCCaagcaggccaggctggccagccagacCTCTCTCAGCAGCAGACACCACCTCAGACCCAGCAGGGGCCTAGCCCTGTAAGTGAAGCTTCTTGCATCTTGCTGCTGTACGACAGAACATAAAAGTTATTGTGTATGGTGAATTAGCTTTGAAAGATGACAGGAGCTTAAGTTTTCTCCTATACTTGTACCTATACTTTCTCCTATGCAACCACCCCTGAAAGTATCTCCTTATACTTTctgatttttaacataaaaataacattaaaatcaaTTGTCCTAGAATGTAGTCAGCAACCAGGACTTAAAACAACATGTGGAAGCAGAATTTGTATGAATGATAGCTCATGTAGACGAGAAACTTTTGTGGAGCATTGCTAATGAAGATGATGCATGGGAAGCTAAGTCTAGGTAAATCAGACCAAGAAGCAAGTAACAAGTCAAGAGTGATTTGCTTATATGACTTTGTGACTATTCTTTTCCTCAGATGTCATATGTGGTTCCTGTCAAAGTGCCTCAAGATCAAACACAGGTAAGTGAAGAGAATTCCTTAACAAAGACAGAAGGGCTCATTTTGCTCTCCTTTATACTCCTTTTTGTTCCCCTGGGTCTCCAGCATTGGGGCTGTCAAAGCTATGTGCCACCCACCACTGTCGAGAGGCACCATAAGTGGCCTCAGGGCATCTGCTGATACTGGCCTAACTTGATTCTTTAAGAACCGGCAGCTTAAAAGGCTCTCTAGGACCCCTGAATACCAAGACATCACTATACCAGAGTGAATGAGCCCAGTAAGACCAGTAGCATGTCTTCTCTGAATTTAAGTTCTGACACTGAGGAAgaactaaagaataaaaacatgagTTGACATTTTACCTTCCCAAATTTTGTTTCATATGATTTTGCATTTGTACCTGGTATATTCTTATAAATAACATACAttataatgataattttattattataaataacactAACATGCATTATTggtctattttaaaaatttcatcaaAAACTTTCTCAATCTCTTTTATGCAGTATTTAAAATAGGACTTCACGCTATAATTAAATGAGTATTCCCCTTcaggaagaaaaaattaaattaatattgacTAATAAATTCATTATGTGAATATAGAAACCCTGTCAATATTAAGATAGTCAATTGTATGATAGCCAGGTTCAAAGGAACATGGCTATATATAAATCGTGATCCACATGAAGACTGTCGACTTGTTCAAACAAAGTAATTCTGCTTGGCTCTTCTACAAGTATAATTATGTAATTAAGTTTCACTCCCGCTGCCATTGCATAATAACACAATTCTAGACATTATCTCATTGTATATCCTTAGGTATGTAATGAGTCAGATATGTGACAAATACAATTACTTCATTTTAAGGTCCAGGAAACATAGATTTAATGAGATTAAGTATCGTAACGCAGTGAACCAAATCCCTGTTAGAAGTCAGCCCCCTAACCCCTTTCAACCACTAATCCAGTGGCTCGCTACGTAGGCTTTATGTCAAAAAGCTTTGTCGGATCTTTCTAGAGTTAGAAACGCCTAAGCTCTACCTTAAGCCTGAAATATTAAAACTCTACCCAACCAGACAGACATCAGGTCTCTGGAGGCTTAATGGGTGACTTACTCTTGACGTGCTTCCTACACTCAGTTTAATCAATTATATCCAAACTTGTTTGAATATGTATCCTTACAAATGAGGTCCTGTTTCATGTTGAGTTCAAGTTGTTTCACAATCTGAGGAGCTCTATAAATCTGCTACACATAGTACACTTGCTTGGAATGGTAGTGTGTACCTGTGAAACCGCCTTTATAATATTGCCGATGATAAAAGAGTGCAAAGTACTGCAATCCTGATCTAATGGACTCTCTCATGTACTTCTATGTTTGCTAACAGATGTTTCAGTACTATCCAGTTTACATGCTTCTGCCCTGGGAACAACCTCAGCAGACAGTCACATCCGCACCCCAGCAGACGGGGCAGCAGCTATTTGAGGAACAGGTACTACAAGGGTTTGGTTTAATCTGTGGTTCAATTTCAGAATAAGTTAATTTCCCTACAAAAAGAATAATTGAGAACATCTAGTGCATGCTCTCGACCACTTGCCCTCACAGACTAGAACACAGTGTCTCTCCTCGTAGCACACCTGTACACTAAGCCTATAGATACAAGGAGTGGAGTCAGCAAATGGTTCTAATAAAACCAGGCTCCAAACCGATTTTTTCTGAATTTGATGTTTCTCACACTCAGAATCTAGAAGCATTCATcacttaaatataaatacatgtatgtgattattattaaaatatcaagATATGAAAGATTGCAAAGAAAAATACTTGTGGTCACTAGAACCTAAGATATAATTTGATAaccatattttcagttttgtaaaTATAGTATGAATTCtgagaattttaatgtaaattcaGATCTCTTATGATATGCTATTAAAAGACGGCTtgacattaaataataatattttaaactaaaacatATGGACTCTCAAAAAGCATTTAGTTAATGTAAAAGATATACAATTTTAAGTAATCACTTCTCAGAAATTTATGTCCAAAATCATCACAATAAGTCTAACGCCTTTCTCAAAATTCTGACAGATACCATACTATAATCAATTCGGATTCGTAGCACAACAAGCAGAACCTGTGAGTAAATAAGTAATTTTGATTGCTAAAAATGTATTTGGAGCTACTTGGTTGTCTATTAAAAACACAGGTATCATTCAGATAGAAAGAAACTTCCCAGAAAAAAACACTTCTAGATGTATGAATGTACACATTGCTATGAGAGCATAAATAAGAAACCATAAAAAGACTTCTTACACGAGCAAGACTTGCATTGAGTGGTTCTGGAAAGAGAACACCCAAGCAGTAGTCAGCTCTCGAATAGGCATGTTCAGGATTGCAGGTATCCTCCGAGTGTCTTAGGggttctcttttgttgttgttctttgctttttattagatattttctttatttacatttcaaattttatcacctttcctcatttcccctcagaacccccccccccagcgcatcccccctcctcctgctcactaacccacccactcctgcttccccgttctgacattcccctacactaggacatcaagccttcacaagaccaagcgcctctcctctcattgatgtcccacaaggccatcctctgctacatacgcagctggattCTTAAAGAGACAGCAGATAGTGCAACcaactttacatcccactcactacCCACCTCCTAGTCATCcattcccacaatccttcccccatcctccctatttccccatcctccatccttcctctctctctcctctgagcAAGTGTGGGTCTCCCTGGGTATCCCACATACACCctagtctctgcaaggctagacGCATCCTCTCCCCCtaaggccaaacaaggcagcccagctagtagaacatatcctacATATAGGCAAAGCTCTTTTGATAGCCCCGTTCCATtactcaggacccacatggaggtcaagctacacatctgttacatatgagcAGAGCAGCCTAGGTCCATCCGGTGAAGAAGTTGAAGACTGTTTGAGTGCTGTGGTTAACAGAACAATGTGTAATGATCCGTCACTGGTTTAAATATCATTAACTTTCTGCTTCTTCAGGGGGTACCAGGAGGGCAGCAGCACTTGGCTTTTGACAGCTTTGTAGGCACAGCTCTGGAAACTCCTGGAATGGTAAGAGTCCTTANNNNNNNNNNaaggaagaagaagaggaggaagaagagaaggaggaggaggaggaggaggaagaagaggagaaacagaagttGGGAGGGAGATGTGCTAGGAGACTTCAGAAGAATTAAAAGGGAAAATTTGGCTATAATCATAAATTTAGCAGACATATATGATGTTCTCAAAGAGTAAATTAAAGGGTGGTTTTTAGTATAcaagcataatttttaaatataatcacaACCTTTCTAAGATAACGTATGAGCTAAAAATGCTCAATGAATACTGTTTAATGTGATGCCTATCTGTGCCTCTCACTCCTTGAACTTCATATTCTTCCCAGTTTTAAACATCTACTTGAAGTTGTAAACTCATTGTCCCATTCTTGATCTCTACAGCCAGCAGAAGGAAGCCCGCTTTATCCACAAAAAGAACCAATTAGCTTTAAGCATGATAGTGCAGGAGTTTTCATGCCTTCAACTTCACCAAAACCCAGCACCGACAATTTTTTCACTTCTGAAATAGACCCAACTATTGCTCCAGTGCTTCCAGAACAGAAGGTAGCGTGAATAAAGATTCGTCTGATGAAATACATGTCTACGATTTAAGTGAGAGGCTAATTTACAGGGTCAGACATCATGATAAAAGTATGAGTAATGTAATATGTGGCCTCAACTCTGGATAAAGCTgttaacaattattttaaatcaatgtGCCAGAatgcaaattttatttcattttaatatgagCTCTTGTAATGTTCTTTCTCGCTAGGTCAAGACTGATAGCCTAAGAGAACCATAAGACATTGTTTAAATCACTCAGAAGTTTTGATAGgtatgttttttgggttttttttttttgccaaagtTATGCTTTAAATTTCATGACAATTCTTaacagaaaattaatgaaaagttCTTAGCCTAAAGATAATAGTGTTTATATATCTACCTGCATAGACCATGCTAACTATGAAACttatgaaagttttaaaaatcaaaattaactttttaaagttatgtctgcctatatagtataatatagtataacTTGATACGATTCCTATATATACTGAATTGTTTCATGCTGTCTACATATTCAGCACTCCTAGATCATTCTTTCACTTTGCATGTTACATGTTGTGATAATGTCAATATCAACTTATCTGTTTAaagtcttaaaataataaaagaattgtaCAATGACAGAGCAATTTCAAAATTAAttgattatataataaatataattgttGTTAATTGTCTGTCTAAACGAACTTGGTTGGCGACTGAAGCTACATTAGTTTTAGAAAGGCATCCTTGAAATTATACAACAAATAGAAATACACCTTAAAAAGCATTCAACGTCACTtaaagagaaaattgaaatataaagtgTTGCAGATTTCTTTTTATGAGGCTATTCTGACTCTTCCTTCTATGAGAAGCAACACTGGGCAGCATTCAAGTGAAAAGTCTATGTAAACGCGGTAAGCAGTGAAGAGCATCTGCATCTCTCCAAAAGAGCCCCTCCCTGATGTAAATCCAAACAATTGGTTAGACCAAAATTTGAAAGCTATTTCAGTACAGTGTGAGCTTCAGTCAGTATAAAACAGCCAGTGACatgtttatgtttctttaatAAGCAATTTCAAACAGCTAGACAATTTTATTCAAAGGAACCTACTAATAATGAAATTCTGTGCTGTCTTACTTTCAGGGAGAAGGTGTGACGGTACTGTGGCtgtcttttaaagattattttcttcttgtatGCTAATAGAAATTTGTTTAATGATGTAAAGCTTCTATTTGTCTAATGATATAAAGCCTCTtcactgatttcatttttctttacttataaaGGATACTATTCATGTCACAAAAAAATAATGTGTCATGGAATAAGTCCTACCTTtacaatgctgtcttttttcccaaaGATTCTGGGATTATATAATCTGAAAAATGACAAACACTAGAAATAAAGCATGATTAACCAAAAATATATGCCttcttaaaacattttgtaaTAAAGGAGAACTTGATCACAATGATGAGCTTCTAAACATTCATGTGACACCcaagtgcatgtgcatacacacatgcacacacacacacacacacacacacacacacacatacactaaaactTATGATAACAAATTAATTTGATAATTGTTAATAAAGGATACCTCTAAACTTGTGTCATTCAAGAGAATAAATATGTACTAATGAATAGATTTGTGATGAGTGTGGTGACTGGTGTTGAGATTAAACTGTGTGTCCATTTTTCTCATATAAATATCTGATTATTTTTCCTAGGTTCACTCTGTCAGCTTGCTTGTGATTCATTCTCcatgaaaataaaacttgttttcttttatttttgttttgtcctgtttcgctttttttttttccaaaggcagGTCTCATCGTATagccttgactatcctggaactccttagtagatagaccaggctagccttgagttcatagaaatccacctgtctatGCTTTTGAGTGCTGTACTCAAATTGTATACC from Mastomys coucha isolate ucsf_1 unplaced genomic scaffold, UCSF_Mcou_1 pScaffold22, whole genome shotgun sequence includes:
- the Odam gene encoding odontogenic ameloblast-associated protein, which gives rise to MKIIILLGLIGTTSSAPLISQRLLSASNSHELLLNLNNGQLLPLQFQGAFNSWIPPFPGFLQQLQQQQAQVSGRPQFPLSTLENFAGLFPNQIPFSRQVGFAQAGQAGQPDLSQQQTPPQTQQGPSPMSYVVPVKVPQDQTQMFQYYPVYMLLPWEQPQQTVTSAPQQTGQQLFEEQIPYYNQFGFVAQQAEPGVPGGQQHLAFDSFVGTALETPGMPAEGSPLYPQKEPISFKHDSAGVFMPSTSPKPSTDNFFTSEIDPTIAPVLPEQKVKTDSLREP